The Aminithiophilus ramosus genome contains a region encoding:
- a CDS encoding methyl-accepting chemotaxis protein — protein sequence MTVRTRLWMLVSVFIVVTSGLCLSAYLKGGAVIEEAVNRLGIDKARSTALSVERYLDRIDLLVETVGLGLAGNWPEKLDDEAAGHIEATLATHLDKSGLALGVQDLFFAAARGRTFIAAAGRENPENPKELPWYQAAIDAGHGTLSPPRRDAVTGELVVTVSAPLFNSRRMLLGVLGADVGLKRLEALLEGEKVLGCGSSLLLDGSGRFVVAARQDWPMEENILVPSERIPAELAELGQKVLAEREGMGDFVLDGQRERLFYGYTRFGYIVALEFPLTTIGEMAGTFTRSLILLGTGALLLVLALVVPTTLRLGRGLTSLQSGTERLAEGDLTVSFDESASDEMGTMGKLLTAMTGRFALSLRQTRTLMEEASLLAFGLVGEAEGSRSAALRTAEALDEASARLQDSVSALEEINAGVEETAGGTAEAAQLASRCAAGAEKTLSVVREGIESVEALLQGLDEATGRSEASSLRIETLQQAIASVSRFAGTIATIADQTNLLALNAAIEAARAGEAGRGFAVVARSVRDLSEASGRAAGEIQALTKELREESLLSLKEAQEARDSLRQIASGADKTRSDLHGGRREVEAIAAATGEIAALVQQQAAAAQQMTVSLGEAVGGATTATERIEILRRVTEETRDGAARTAAAAEEMGAKAFQVREAFDRFRLPEERPRPTEDDGEEALPDEAAVPAALPSKSAVETPRPVKVALGRC from the coding sequence ATGACCGTCAGGACTCGGCTCTGGATGCTCGTTTCCGTCTTCATCGTCGTCACCTCGGGCCTCTGCCTGAGCGCCTACCTCAAGGGAGGGGCCGTCATCGAAGAGGCCGTCAACCGATTGGGGATCGACAAGGCCCGCTCGACGGCCCTATCTGTGGAACGCTATCTCGATAGGATCGACCTTCTCGTCGAGACCGTCGGTCTGGGACTGGCCGGCAACTGGCCCGAAAAGCTCGATGACGAGGCCGCAGGCCACATCGAAGCGACGCTGGCGACCCACCTCGACAAGAGCGGGCTCGCCCTGGGCGTCCAAGATCTCTTCTTCGCCGCAGCCAGAGGCAGAACCTTCATCGCCGCCGCGGGCCGAGAGAACCCCGAGAACCCCAAAGAACTGCCCTGGTATCAGGCGGCCATCGACGCCGGCCACGGGACCCTCTCCCCGCCCCGCCGCGACGCCGTCACGGGAGAGCTCGTCGTGACCGTGTCGGCCCCTCTCTTCAACAGCCGTCGGATGCTGCTGGGCGTCCTGGGAGCCGACGTGGGCCTGAAGCGACTCGAGGCCCTCCTGGAGGGAGAGAAGGTGCTCGGCTGCGGCTCAAGTCTCCTTCTCGACGGGAGCGGACGCTTCGTCGTCGCCGCCCGCCAGGACTGGCCCATGGAGGAGAACATCCTCGTCCCCTCCGAACGGATCCCGGCCGAGCTGGCCGAGCTGGGGCAGAAGGTCCTCGCCGAAAGGGAGGGGATGGGCGATTTCGTCCTCGACGGCCAGAGGGAACGCCTCTTCTACGGCTATACGCGCTTCGGCTACATCGTGGCTCTCGAGTTCCCTCTGACGACGATCGGAGAGATGGCCGGGACCTTCACCCGTTCCCTGATCCTGTTGGGCACGGGAGCCCTTCTCCTCGTCCTGGCCCTCGTCGTCCCGACGACGCTCCGTCTCGGCCGAGGGCTGACATCGCTCCAGTCGGGAACGGAGCGCCTCGCCGAGGGAGATCTGACCGTCTCTTTCGACGAAAGCGCCTCCGACGAAATGGGGACGATGGGGAAACTCCTGACGGCAATGACGGGCCGTTTCGCCCTCTCGCTCCGACAGACGCGGACCCTCATGGAAGAGGCCTCCCTTCTGGCCTTCGGCCTCGTCGGCGAGGCCGAAGGCTCCCGCTCGGCGGCCCTGCGGACGGCCGAAGCCCTCGACGAGGCCTCGGCCAGGCTCCAGGACAGCGTCTCGGCCCTCGAAGAGATCAACGCCGGCGTCGAGGAGACGGCGGGAGGAACGGCCGAGGCGGCTCAACTGGCCTCCCGCTGCGCCGCCGGAGCGGAGAAGACCCTCTCCGTCGTTCGAGAGGGGATCGAATCCGTCGAGGCGCTGCTCCAGGGTCTCGACGAGGCCACGGGGCGCAGCGAGGCGAGCAGTCTCCGCATCGAGACGCTGCAGCAGGCCATCGCCTCCGTCTCGCGTTTCGCCGGAACGATCGCCACCATCGCCGATCAGACGAACCTTCTGGCCCTCAACGCGGCCATCGAGGCGGCCCGGGCCGGAGAGGCCGGACGGGGCTTCGCCGTCGTCGCCCGCTCCGTGCGGGACCTTTCGGAGGCGTCGGGTCGGGCCGCCGGGGAGATCCAGGCGCTGACGAAGGAACTTCGGGAGGAGTCCCTTCTGAGCCTGAAGGAGGCCCAGGAGGCCCGCGATTCCCTGCGGCAGATCGCCTCAGGCGCGGACAAGACGCGATCGGACCTGCACGGCGGACGGCGCGAAGTGGAGGCCATCGCCGCGGCGACGGGCGAGATCGCCGCCCTGGTCCAGCAGCAGGCCGCCGCCGCCCAGCAGATGACGGTCTCTCTCGGCGAGGCCGTGGGAGGGGCCACGACGGCCACGGAACGCATCGAGATCCTCCGCCGCGTCACGGAAGAGACGCGCGACGGGGCCGCCAGGACGGCCGCGGCGGCGGAGGAGATGGGGGCCAAGGCCTTCCAGGTTCGCGAGGCCTTCGACCGCTTCCGCCTTCCCGAGGAGAGGCCCCGACCGACCGAGGACGACGGAGAAGAGGCGCTGCCCGACGAAGCCGCCGTCCCCGCCGCCCTGCCGTCCAAGTCGGCGGTGGAGACGCCCCGACCGGTCAAGGTCGCCCTGGGACGCTGCTGA
- a CDS encoding pyridoxal phosphate-dependent aminotransferase: MRYIRMAIEKESPEQLGYDRIKNNLTESSVRDRSLKDLGVVLDDLLLPYPDHRGDRRLRDAIAEMSRLEGDDILVTAGASAALFIIATALLERGDHLVVARPNYATNIETPRAIGASISFLDLTFEEGFRLDMGRLARLIGPETKYVSLTAPHNPTGVTFTEGELKELIALVESRGSLLLLDETYREMAFGRPLPVAASLSDRVVSVSSLSKTYGIPGIRTGWIACRNRELMERFLCGKEQIGICGSVLDETVAFHALAQRRTWLPENDGRIARAFDRVRTWMEGEGHFEWVRPAGGCVCFPRIRPDLPVDIDAFYRILNEKYGTYVGPGHWFEMDRRHMRIGYGWPLEEELEDGLASLSKAVREAMRD, encoded by the coding sequence TTGCGCTACATCCGCATGGCCATCGAGAAAGAATCGCCGGAGCAGCTCGGCTATGACCGCATCAAGAACAACCTGACGGAGAGCTCCGTCAGGGACCGTTCGCTGAAGGATCTGGGCGTCGTCCTCGACGACCTTCTTCTTCCCTATCCCGATCACCGGGGCGATCGCCGTCTGCGGGATGCCATCGCCGAAATGAGCCGTCTTGAAGGCGACGACATTCTCGTCACGGCCGGAGCCTCGGCGGCCCTTTTCATCATCGCCACGGCCCTTCTCGAGAGGGGCGATCACCTCGTCGTGGCCCGTCCCAACTACGCCACCAACATCGAGACTCCCCGGGCCATCGGTGCCTCCATCTCCTTCCTCGACCTGACTTTCGAAGAGGGCTTCCGCCTCGACATGGGGCGTCTGGCCCGTCTCATCGGCCCCGAAACGAAATATGTCAGCCTTACCGCCCCTCACAATCCCACAGGCGTCACCTTCACCGAGGGCGAGCTGAAGGAACTGATCGCCCTCGTGGAGAGCCGAGGCTCTCTCCTGCTTCTCGACGAGACCTACAGGGAAATGGCCTTCGGCCGTCCCCTTCCCGTGGCTGCCTCCCTCAGCGACCGCGTCGTCAGCGTTTCCTCCCTCTCGAAAACCTACGGCATTCCGGGCATCCGCACGGGGTGGATCGCCTGCCGGAACCGGGAGCTGATGGAACGGTTCCTCTGCGGCAAGGAGCAGATCGGCATCTGCGGCAGCGTCCTCGATGAGACCGTGGCCTTCCATGCCCTCGCGCAGCGTCGGACGTGGCTTCCCGAAAACGACGGGCGCATCGCCAGAGCCTTCGACCGCGTCAGGACGTGGATGGAGGGCGAGGGCCATTTCGAATGGGTCCGACCTGCCGGCGGCTGCGTCTGCTTTCCCCGGATCCGTCCGGACCTGCCCGTCGACATCGACGCCTTCTACCGGATCCTCAACGAGAAATACGGCACCTACGTGGGGCCCGGCCACTGGTTCGAGATGGATCGACGCCACATGCGCATCGGCTACGGCTGGCCCCTCGAAGAGGAGCTCGAGGACGGTCTGGCCTCTCTGTCGAAAGCCGTGCGGGAGGCGATGAGAGACTGA
- a CDS encoding DUF4276 family protein, translating to MVKAIVSFLEEPSAKEMLQGLLPRFLPCGVAVRYVTFQGKQDLEKNLEKRLKGWREPDSAFVVMRDQDSGDCRVIKEGLAKLCRQAGKEHALVRIACRELESFYLGDLAAVEKGLDVGGIGRQQQKRKFRSPDQLGSPSGELEKLTKNRYQKIAGSRAIGPHLSLEGNCSRSFNVLVSGIRAIVSQE from the coding sequence ATGGTGAAGGCGATCGTCTCCTTCCTCGAAGAGCCTTCGGCCAAGGAGATGCTCCAGGGACTTCTGCCTCGGTTCCTTCCCTGCGGGGTCGCCGTCCGATACGTCACTTTTCAGGGGAAGCAGGATCTGGAGAAGAACCTGGAGAAGAGGCTCAAGGGCTGGCGGGAGCCTGACTCGGCCTTCGTGGTCATGCGCGATCAGGATTCGGGTGACTGCCGGGTCATCAAGGAGGGACTTGCGAAGCTCTGCCGCCAGGCGGGGAAAGAGCATGCCCTGGTCCGCATCGCCTGCCGCGAGCTGGAGAGTTTCTACCTGGGCGATCTGGCTGCCGTGGAGAAGGGGCTCGACGTCGGGGGAATCGGGAGGCAGCAGCAGAAGAGAAAGTTCCGCTCTCCCGATCAACTGGGAAGCCCATCGGGAGAGCTCGAAAAATTGACGAAAAACAGGTATCAGAAAATAGCGGGGTCTCGGGCCATCGGGCCCCACTTGAGCCTGGAGGGGAACTGTTCGAGGAGTTTCAACGTGCTGGTGTCGGGCATAAGGGCCATCGTGTCGCAAGAGTGA
- a CDS encoding threonine ammonia-lyase, giving the protein MKIEPRLIDVLRAARFLRGRIYRTPLEYSYPLSEACGASVYVKWENRQKCRSFKIRGALNKMFSLSEAERARGVVTASSGNHAQGLATAARILETRAVICVPGACPETKRQAIRNYGGPFVDLRVVGAVYDDAEAESFRLRDEEGLTYVSAFEDLQIVSGQGTLALEMLEDEPDLDVILCPISGGGLISGVTAAAKGLSPSIGIYGTHAEANPSWPEAFRAGKVLPVSEKETVADALCGGASPLLFEYLKDRLDGLAAASEEALESAMAFVHRHHHEVIEGGAATVVAALLSGRLDLAGKKVGLVISGGNVDDDRLVEILLRRGGKGQGGSAR; this is encoded by the coding sequence GTGAAAATCGAGCCCAGACTGATCGACGTCCTCAGGGCGGCCCGTTTCCTCCGGGGAAGAATCTACAGGACGCCCCTGGAATATTCCTATCCTCTGAGCGAGGCCTGCGGAGCCTCCGTCTACGTCAAGTGGGAAAACCGGCAGAAATGCCGCTCCTTCAAGATCCGCGGCGCCCTCAACAAGATGTTCTCCCTCTCCGAGGCGGAGCGCGCCCGGGGCGTCGTCACCGCCTCCAGCGGCAACCACGCCCAGGGACTGGCCACGGCGGCCCGGATCCTCGAGACGCGCGCCGTCATCTGCGTCCCCGGCGCCTGTCCCGAGACGAAGCGGCAGGCCATCCGAAACTACGGAGGTCCCTTCGTCGACCTGCGCGTCGTCGGCGCCGTCTACGACGACGCAGAGGCCGAATCCTTCCGTCTTCGCGACGAAGAGGGCCTCACCTACGTCTCGGCCTTCGAGGACCTTCAGATCGTCTCCGGCCAGGGCACCCTGGCCCTGGAGATGCTCGAAGACGAGCCCGATCTGGACGTGATCCTCTGCCCCATCAGCGGAGGGGGGCTCATCTCGGGCGTCACGGCCGCGGCCAAAGGGCTCAGTCCCTCCATCGGGATCTACGGCACCCATGCCGAGGCCAACCCCTCCTGGCCCGAGGCCTTCCGCGCCGGGAAGGTCCTCCCCGTCAGCGAAAAGGAGACCGTGGCCGATGCCCTCTGCGGCGGAGCCTCGCCGCTTCTTTTCGAATACCTCAAAGACCGCCTCGACGGCCTCGCCGCCGCCTCGGAAGAGGCCCTGGAATCGGCCATGGCCTTCGTTCACCGCCACCATCACGAAGTCATCGAGGGAGGAGCGGCCACCGTGGTGGCGGCCCTCCTCTCGGGCCGTCTCGACCTGGCGGGGAAGAAGGTGGGCCTCGTCATCTCCGGCGGCAACGTCGACGACGACCGTCTCGTGGAGATCCTCCTCCGCCGGGGCGGCAAAGGACAAGGAGGTTCCGCACGATGA
- a CDS encoding aminotransferase translates to MKIRPFGVEEWMNTYENDAVANIAETCVDSLTVEALLDLSGRKEPLLEQIRSLRLSYGDIPGSDRLRDLVAGLYARQSRDNVLIMNGGAAANFLSLYTLVEAGDEVVSVWPTYQQLTSIPESFGATVKLLPLEPEGAFLPDVERLKALVSEKTRLICINNPNNPTGALMEGPLLEAVVDVARSVGAWIHCDEVYRGLVHEPGLDIPSVADLYEKGISTGSLSKTYSLAGLRLGWIVGPADFIARCFSRRDYTTISCGRIDDLLGSVALEAREALLERNLSIVRRSAAVLREWVDGEARLDWVPPKAGTTAFIRYDYDLPSETFCRRLFEGDGTFIVPGSAFDRDRWFRIGYAFDPVMLRQGLDRISAFLRRLEASGL, encoded by the coding sequence ATGAAAATCAGACCCTTCGGCGTCGAAGAGTGGATGAACACCTACGAAAACGACGCCGTCGCCAACATCGCCGAGACCTGTGTCGACTCCCTCACCGTCGAGGCCCTTCTCGATCTGTCGGGACGGAAGGAGCCGCTTCTCGAACAGATCCGGTCCCTGCGCCTCTCCTACGGCGACATCCCCGGCAGCGACCGCCTGCGGGATCTCGTGGCCGGACTCTACGCGCGCCAGAGTCGCGACAACGTCCTCATCATGAACGGAGGGGCGGCGGCCAACTTCCTCTCCCTCTACACCCTCGTCGAGGCCGGCGACGAAGTCGTCTCCGTCTGGCCCACCTACCAGCAGCTCACCTCCATCCCCGAATCCTTCGGCGCCACGGTGAAGCTCCTTCCCCTCGAGCCCGAAGGGGCCTTCCTCCCCGACGTGGAGAGGCTGAAAGCCCTCGTCTCGGAAAAGACGCGCCTCATCTGCATCAACAACCCCAACAACCCCACGGGAGCCCTCATGGAAGGCCCCCTTCTCGAGGCCGTCGTCGACGTGGCCCGCTCCGTCGGCGCCTGGATCCACTGCGACGAAGTCTACCGGGGGCTCGTCCACGAGCCCGGCCTGGACATCCCCTCCGTGGCCGACCTCTACGAAAAAGGCATCAGCACGGGAAGCCTCTCCAAGACCTATTCCCTGGCGGGCCTTCGCCTGGGCTGGATCGTCGGCCCCGCCGACTTCATCGCCCGATGCTTCTCCCGTCGCGACTACACCACCATCAGCTGCGGCCGCATCGACGACCTTCTCGGATCGGTCGCCCTCGAGGCGCGGGAGGCGCTGCTGGAGCGCAATCTCTCCATCGTCCGCCGGAGCGCCGCCGTTCTCCGGGAATGGGTCGACGGCGAGGCCCGCCTCGACTGGGTTCCCCCCAAGGCGGGGACGACGGCCTTCATCCGCTACGACTACGACCTCCCGTCGGAGACCTTCTGCCGGAGGCTCTTCGAGGGCGACGGCACCTTCATCGTCCCGGGAAGCGCCTTCGACCGGGACCGCTGGTTCCGCATCGGCTACGCCTTCGATCCCGTCATGCTCCGCCAGGGCTTGGACCGCATATCGGCCTTCCTGCGCAGGCTGGAGGCCTCGGGACTCTAG
- a CDS encoding ornithine cyclodeaminase family protein: MYRMRVLNAAQVGSLVSMADAVDCVERAYRLYSDGQASLWPTIYHDFEAGRRDMDIKSGHMEGAGLFGLKVVSWVADNPLLRGLPALAGLVLVMSSERGVPLGIVDGMALTNLRTGAAGALGARTLARRDSRRALIAGAGAQGRAQLEGLVEVLPELKEVAVTSPDERMNGLYVEEMRSRFPRLLLSVAPWGALAEAVSEADVVVTCTPAREPFIDADWVRPGTHVNAIGADSKDKGELDEALAARASLFVDSRAQTLDHGEVRRAFERGLIGPDAVTEIGAVLLGRAAGRRSDDDVTLFDSTGMALQDIVTADLALRRAEERGVGVVVDM, encoded by the coding sequence ATGTATCGCATGCGCGTTCTCAACGCCGCTCAGGTGGGTTCTCTCGTCTCCATGGCCGACGCCGTCGACTGCGTCGAGAGGGCCTATCGTCTCTACAGCGACGGTCAGGCCTCTCTCTGGCCGACGATCTATCACGATTTCGAGGCGGGCCGTCGCGACATGGACATCAAATCGGGCCACATGGAGGGGGCGGGGCTTTTCGGCCTCAAAGTCGTCTCCTGGGTCGCCGACAACCCCCTTCTGCGGGGGCTGCCGGCCCTGGCCGGTCTGGTCCTGGTCATGAGCTCCGAAAGGGGCGTGCCCCTGGGCATCGTCGACGGCATGGCTCTGACGAATCTGCGCACCGGCGCGGCCGGGGCCCTCGGTGCCCGCACCCTGGCCCGCCGCGACAGCCGACGGGCCCTCATCGCCGGCGCCGGGGCCCAGGGCAGGGCTCAGCTGGAGGGACTCGTCGAGGTCCTGCCGGAGCTGAAGGAGGTGGCCGTCACGAGCCCCGACGAGAGGATGAACGGTCTCTACGTCGAGGAGATGAGGTCTCGCTTTCCCCGCCTCCTTCTGTCCGTCGCTCCCTGGGGCGCCCTGGCGGAGGCCGTCTCCGAGGCCGACGTCGTCGTCACCTGCACCCCCGCCCGGGAGCCCTTCATCGATGCCGACTGGGTGAGGCCGGGGACGCACGTCAACGCCATCGGGGCCGACTCGAAGGACAAGGGCGAACTCGACGAGGCTCTGGCGGCCCGGGCCTCCCTCTTCGTCGACTCCCGGGCTCAGACCCTCGACCACGGCGAGGTCCGGCGGGCCTTCGAACGGGGCCTCATCGGTCCCGACGCGGTGACGGAGATCGGAGCGGTCCTCCTGGGGCGGGCCGCAGGAAGGCGGTCCGACGACGACGTGACCCTTTTCGACAGCACGGGCATGGCCCTTCAGGACATCGTCACCGCCGACCTGGCCCTTCGCCGGGCCGAGGAAAGAGGCGTCGGCGTCGTCGTCGACATGTGA
- a CDS encoding homoserine dehydrogenase, with product MKILFLGFGNVARRLAAIVTDEGWPSRRGTFPVEVVGLFTASRGSLAGAVDLARARAELEATGRFDARHPLRTDMTPLEASRNLDYDVLVELSPLAIEARGEPAVSHIASALARGRHVVTANKGPVAFAYRKLAALAETQGVRFLFESSVMDGAPLFNMARVALRGCRVEAFAGILNGTTNAILCHMERGGSLEEGIAAAQAAGIAEADPSHDVDGWDGAAKTAALANVLMEADVTPFDVERRGIGSVSVGEVRRALAAGRRLKLVCRACRREGAIQTSVAVEEVAADDPFSLVDAYGAILRIETDLMHPLVLTQEGPEVMDTAYGVLNDLMEIAGTAERKGEEP from the coding sequence ATGAAAATTCTCTTCCTGGGCTTCGGCAACGTGGCCCGCAGACTTGCCGCCATCGTCACCGACGAGGGGTGGCCTTCCCGGCGGGGAACCTTTCCCGTCGAGGTCGTCGGCCTTTTCACCGCCAGCCGGGGTTCCCTGGCCGGGGCCGTCGATCTCGCCCGGGCCAGGGCCGAGCTGGAGGCCACAGGCCGCTTCGACGCCCGTCATCCCCTCCGGACGGACATGACGCCTCTGGAGGCCAGCCGAAACCTCGACTACGACGTCCTCGTCGAACTCTCGCCCCTCGCCATCGAGGCAAGGGGTGAACCTGCCGTCTCTCACATCGCCTCGGCCCTTGCCCGGGGCCGTCATGTCGTGACGGCCAACAAGGGGCCCGTGGCCTTCGCCTACAGAAAGCTGGCCGCCCTGGCCGAGACACAGGGCGTCCGCTTCCTCTTCGAGTCGTCCGTCATGGATGGGGCCCCTCTCTTCAACATGGCCCGAGTGGCCCTTCGAGGCTGCCGCGTCGAGGCCTTCGCAGGGATCCTCAACGGGACGACGAACGCCATCCTCTGTCACATGGAACGGGGCGGCTCCCTGGAAGAGGGCATCGCCGCCGCACAGGCCGCGGGCATCGCCGAGGCCGATCCCTCCCACGACGTCGACGGCTGGGACGGCGCCGCCAAAACGGCCGCCCTGGCCAACGTTCTCATGGAGGCCGACGTGACGCCCTTCGACGTCGAACGAAGGGGAATCGGATCGGTTTCCGTCGGCGAGGTCCGCAGAGCCCTTGCCGCAGGACGGCGCCTTAAACTCGTCTGCCGGGCCTGTCGTCGGGAAGGAGCGATCCAAACGTCCGTCGCCGTCGAAGAGGTGGCCGCCGACGATCCCTTCTCCCTCGTCGATGCCTACGGCGCCATCCTGAGAATCGAGACGGACCTCATGCATCCCCTTGTCCTGACCCAGGAGGGGCCCGAAGTGATGGACACGGCCTACGGCGTTCTCAACGACCTCATGGAGATCGCCGGAACAGCGGAAAGAAAGGGTGAAGAACCGTGA
- a CDS encoding AAA family ATPase, producing the protein MKIEAIRLKNFKSFREAEMADLPNFCVIVGANGTGKSTIFKLFDFLRDAMTNNVNAALSRLGGARGFKEVRSRNAEGPMEIELKFRVRPGGPLTTYFLQIGEKEGRAVVEKEILKYRRGSSGRPWHFLDFSEGRGSAVTNELDSVSDVSELNRETQNLKAPDILAVKGLAQFERFPAVMALGDFIENWHLSDFHISKARPEQETGYSEHLSREGENLSQVIEYLYNNERAVFERILESLKRRVPGVTDVQPKVTEEGRLLLKFQDGAFEDPFLARHVSDGTIKMLAYLTLLYDPKPHPLLCVEEPENQLYPKLLGELAEEFRAYAERGGQVFVSTHSPDFLNAVRLDEVFWLAKKEGYTRIFRARDDAQLAAYMAEGDQMGYLWSQGFFEDADPW; encoded by the coding sequence ATGAAAATCGAGGCCATCCGGTTGAAGAATTTCAAGTCCTTCCGAGAGGCCGAAATGGCCGACCTGCCGAATTTCTGCGTCATCGTCGGCGCCAACGGAACGGGCAAGTCGACGATCTTCAAACTCTTCGATTTTCTCCGTGACGCCATGACGAACAATGTCAACGCGGCCCTTTCCCGTCTGGGCGGCGCCCGAGGCTTCAAGGAGGTGCGAAGCCGCAACGCGGAGGGGCCCATGGAAATCGAGCTGAAGTTCCGCGTCAGACCCGGTGGCCCTCTGACGACCTATTTCCTCCAGATCGGCGAGAAGGAGGGCCGGGCCGTCGTCGAAAAGGAGATCCTCAAGTACCGGCGAGGCAGCAGCGGCCGCCCCTGGCATTTTCTCGACTTCTCCGAAGGCCGGGGATCGGCCGTCACCAACGAGCTCGATTCGGTGTCGGACGTGAGCGAGTTGAACCGGGAGACGCAGAACCTCAAGGCGCCCGACATCCTTGCCGTCAAGGGACTGGCCCAGTTCGAGCGTTTTCCCGCCGTGATGGCACTGGGCGATTTCATAGAAAACTGGCACCTCTCCGATTTTCACATCAGCAAGGCCCGTCCCGAGCAGGAAACGGGCTACTCCGAGCACCTTTCCCGAGAGGGAGAGAACCTCTCTCAGGTCATCGAATACCTCTACAACAACGAACGGGCCGTCTTCGAAAGGATTCTGGAGAGTCTGAAGCGGCGCGTTCCCGGCGTGACCGACGTGCAGCCCAAAGTGACCGAGGAGGGGCGGCTTCTCCTCAAATTTCAGGACGGAGCCTTTGAGGATCCCTTCCTGGCCCGTCATGTCTCCGACGGGACGATCAAGATGCTGGCCTACCTCACGCTTCTCTACGACCCCAAGCCCCACCCTCTGCTCTGCGTGGAGGAGCCGGAAAATCAGCTCTACCCGAAGCTCCTCGGGGAGCTGGCCGAGGAGTTCCGGGCCTATGCCGAGCGAGGCGGCCAGGTCTTCGTCTCCACCCATTCCCCCGATTTCCTCAACGCCGTGAGGCTCGACGAGGTCTTCTGGCTGGCCAAGAAAGAGGGGTATACCCGGATCTTTCGTGCGAGGGATGACGCACAGCTGGCGGCCTACATGGCAGAGGGCGATCAGATGGGCTATCTCTGGAGCCAGGGCTTTTTCGAGGACGCCGATCCATGGTGA
- a CDS encoding GntR family transcriptional regulator: MALDDRSADARAYEAIVGLVREGQIGPGERLAALPLAERLGVSRTPVREALKRLAAEGIALLLPGGGARLRDPSIEEIRGAYEVRINLELLAVRRAVAHPDPVALAELDASLGWEAKKTPSLFGGVADFHLLLARSGGNAVLAETLAPLLARTAVYHLLFPAPAEEEASSDVEHGRIVAALKRGDGEEACRLMAAHLRLGLAVLERTRSRRGR; the protein is encoded by the coding sequence GTGGCCCTCGACGACCGTTCGGCCGACGCCAGGGCCTACGAGGCCATCGTCGGCCTCGTCAGGGAGGGGCAGATCGGTCCCGGCGAACGCCTTGCCGCCCTGCCCCTCGCCGAAAGGCTCGGCGTCAGCCGGACTCCGGTCCGGGAGGCCCTCAAGCGCCTTGCCGCCGAGGGCATCGCCCTTCTGCTGCCCGGCGGCGGCGCCCGCCTTCGCGACCCCTCCATCGAGGAGATCCGTGGGGCCTACGAGGTCAGGATCAACCTCGAACTCCTGGCCGTCCGACGGGCCGTCGCCCATCCCGACCCCGTCGCCCTGGCCGAACTGGACGCCTCTCTCGGGTGGGAGGCGAAAAAAACCCCGTCGCTCTTCGGCGGCGTCGCCGACTTCCATCTCCTTCTGGCCCGATCGGGAGGCAACGCCGTCCTCGCCGAGACGCTGGCCCCCCTGCTGGCCCGGACGGCCGTCTACCACCTCCTCTTTCCCGCCCCGGCCGAAGAGGAGGCCTCCAGCGACGTCGAACACGGCCGGATCGTCGCGGCCCTGAAACGAGGGGACGGGGAAGAGGCCTGCCGCCTCATGGCGGCCCATCTTCGCCTCGGCCTGGCCGTGCTCGAGCGGACCCGATCCCGCCGGGGACGCTAG